A window of Chryseobacterium sp. IHB B 17019 genomic DNA:
AATCATATTTATATGGCTCATAACTACTCTCGTGGCGACAGCAGTGCAGGTTAAGGCGCAAAATGTATCCTTGCCAGCCACAGCAATTCCATTACAGCAAGCTTTTAGAACGATCGAAAAACAAACTGGCTATCAGTTTTGGTACAATTCCAAAATGACAGGCATCAATACGCCTATCACAACGAGCATTAACAACTTACCTCTTAAACAAGCATTAGATAAAATATTTGCAGACACTCCTTTCAACTACGAGATTGTAGACGAAACCATCGTAGTGAAGGAAAAAGCAGCCCTTCCCGCAAAAAACAAAGATAAGCAGAATGACTCAAGCTTTACCGGAACAGTTACAGACGAAAATGGTCAACCATTAGTTGGTGCAACAGTAACCATAAAGGGAATAAACCAAACAACTGTAACCAATCGTGAAGGACATTATACCTTTCAAAATATACCCGACAACGCAGTCTTAATTGTTAGTTATATTGGATATAGCACAAAGGAAGTCTATTTGGAAAGTGCTATCAAAATTACTCTTCACAAAAGTGATTCAAAATTGGACGATGTGCAAGTGATAGCATATGGCACAACAACAAAACGTCTTAATACAGGTTCCGTTGTTTCAGTTTCGGCTAAAGATATAGAACGGCAACCCGTTTCAAATCCTCTTGCTACTTTAATAGGCCGTGTTCCGGGGCTTGTAATAACTCAGCAATCTGGTGTTCCGGGTTCGTCGTTTTCCATCCAGATCCGTGGTCGTAATTCAATTTCACAAGGTACCCAACCTCTTATATTGGTCGATGGGATTCCACTCGCAGCAGGAAATGAAAATTTGGGATTGATTAGCTCTGCTATCAGCAATCTCAATCAACAAAGCGGCGTGAGCCCATTTAATGGGATCAGTCCGTCTGACATCGAGAGTATTGAAATACTTAAAGATGCAGATGCCACCGCTATCTACGGGAGCCGTGGAGCAAATGGTGTGGTTCTCGTCACCACTAAAAAGGGACAAGCCGGCAAAACTCAAATTACCGGCAACCTCCATTATGGTATAACAGAAGTGGGACAGAAGCCCTCTCTTTTAAATACAGAACAGTATACTGCAATGCGTCGCGAAGCCTTTAAAAACGCGGGTGCTACAGCTACAATCAGTAATGCTCCCGATCTTACTGTGTGGGATACCAATCGTTATACCAATTTTCAGAGCGAGTTTTTAGGTGGAATAGGAAAAATCACCAATGCAAACCTTTCTCTTTTGGGCGGTTCAGCGGGAACGCAGTTCATGATCAGTGGAAATTACAACCGTGAAACAAGTGTTTTTCCATCAGATTTGCCAAACCAAAGGGGAGGATTGCTTGCAAACATAAATCATCGCTCAGCAGATAATCGGCTAAATATTGCTTTTTCTGGAAATTTTACCTCAAATGAAAACCGTGCACCCAAAACAGATTTTAGTTATTACGCATACCTCTCTCCAAATACGCCGTCTTTTTTCGATGCTGGCGGAAATTTAAAATGGATTGAAGGCGGAATAGAATACGACAACCCCTATGCATTTTTAAAAGAAAGTTATTTGATACGCAACAACAACCTTACAAGTAGCTTAAATGCATCTTACAGAATTATTGAAGGGCTTTCTGTTAAGGCTTTATTGGGCTATAACCAGCAATTTACCAATGAGCAGCTGTTATCACCGTCTGAGGCAAAACGCCCCTCATCTGCTACAAGCGGACCCACAACTCAATTTGGTCGTAATCAGTTTAGCAGCTGGAATATCGAACCACAGCTGGAATATGTAAAACAGGTGTGGAAAGGCAAACTTAACGTACTGGCTGGCACAACTTTTAATGCACGAAACAATAATAGCCTGCTCGTTGAGGGATCTGGATATAGCAGTAATTCTTTAATGGAAGCTCTTGATGCGGCTTCAGTTATAGACGCCAGTAGTGTAAGGTCGCAATACCGTTATCAAGCTGTTTTTGGTCGCATCAATTACAATATTGCAGATAAATACCTGCTGAACCTAACAGGAAGACGAGATGGAAGCAGTCGTTTCGGGCCGGGTAAACAGTTTGCCAATTTTGGAGCAATAGGTGCAGCATGGATATTTAGTAGTGAGAAATGTATGGCACCACTAAGCTTTTTAAGCTACGGCAAATTAAGGGCAAGCTATGGTGTAACCGGTAACGACCAGATTGGTGACTACCAATTTGTAGAAACATGGAAACCACACTCGATAACCTATCAAGGGACTTCGGGCTTAGCGCCAAGTACATTATATAATTCAGGTTATGCCTGGGAGAAAAATAATAAATTAGAGGCTGCACTTGATTTAGGTTTTTTTAAGGATAGAATTTTACTCTCCATTAATTATTTTCAAAACCGTAGTGGAAACCAGCTCATAAATTATCGTTTACCCTTTACCACAGGCTTCAATACTATAATTGCTAATTTTCCAGCACTTGTCCAAAATAAGGGTTGGGAATTTTCACTATCTACGACAGTAAAAAGCGGCAGCTTTAAATGGGATAGCAGTTTCAATCTTACCCTGCCCAAAAACACCTTGCTTGAATTTCCGGGGATAGAAAGCACATCTTACAACAATACCTATAAAGTTGGGCAGTCCTTAAATCTGATATACAATTATCTGTCAAAGGGTGTTAATCCTCAGACAGGATTAGTGGAGTTATCGGATAGTGATGGAAACAATGTGTTAACAACCTCAGATTTCCAATTGTTGGGCAAAAGAGATCCACGATTTTATGGTGGCTGGCAGAACAGTTTCTCTTATGCGGGAATTGAACTTCAATTTTTATTTGATTTTAAAAAGCAAACAGGACGAAATGCCAACTATTGGATATATAACACATCTTTTATCCCGGGAAGTATGATAAACCAAAGTGTTGCTGTCCTCACCAGGTGGCAAAAGGAGGGAGACGTTAGTGATGTTCCCAAGTTCTTACCAAGCTCAACAGCTACAAATGTCGGTACATCAAGCTATGTGTTCAGCGATCAATCGTATATCCGCTTACGTAATGTCTCGTTAGGCTACACTCTGCCGAAAACAGTTTTATCTAAAATTGGAGCAAAAATGATTAGAGTATATATACAGGGGCAAAACCTGTACACTTTTAACCGGGATAATGGTTATGACCCTGAGATACAAAATCCATATGTTTTACCTGCCCTCCGGACTTACGCACTGGGAATGCAAATAAGCTATTAAACCATGAAAAAAGAAATCCTAATTATATTGATAATATTATTAGCCATTTTTGGAAATGGCTGTAAAAAATTTGTTGAGGTCGGCCCACCCTCTGACAAAACCATAGCTTCAACAGTTTTTGAAAATGAAAGCACTGCCAAGGCTGCCATTGTGGGGCTGTATGCAAGAATGACCTCCAATAGCCTTTATTTTACATCCGGTGGAACTACTGCCTATTTAGGGCTTTACAGCGATGAATTGTTTTATACTTCCACCTCTGTCGTAACCTCCCAATTTTCTGACAGTAAACTGGCGGCCAATAACGGAACTGTATACGGAAACTTTTGGGGACAAGCCTATCAACTTATTTATGCCGCTAATAGCTGTATTAATGGCCTTAAAACATCAGCGATAAACACGGAACTGCGTGTGCAGTTACTAGGAGAGGCATATTTTGTTCGAGCATACTGCTACTGGACTTTGGTCAGCTTATTTGGTGATGTACCTTTGGTGCTGCAGGCGGATGACTATGCGGCAACTGTGCAGATGACAAGAACTCCTAGCTCTGAGGTCGTTAATCAAGTATTAGCTGATATGAATGAGGCAAGGAAAAGCTTAAAACCCGCATATCCGACCTCTGGCAGATTCAGGCCAAATTATTTTACAGTGATGGCTATGCTTTCCAGAATAAACACCTATTTGGGTAAATGGAATGATGTATTATCAAACTGCAACGAAGTGATTGGAAATAGCGCTTATGGACTTGAAAATGATTTAAACAAGGTTTTCCTTATCGGCAGTAATGAAGTTATATGGCAAATGTCGTACGATCAGCCGTTAACCAACACTTATGAGGGTAGTAATTTTATTCCGACAACTGCGGCCACTACAATACCGTTGTTTGCCCTTCGTAATACGCTGTACAATGCTTTTACTGTTGCTGATAAACGAAAAACCAGCTGGACATCAACCAAAACAGTGTCAGGTACCTTGTATGCTTATCCGTTTAAATATAAAGTTCGGTCAAGCTCTATCAAAACTGAGGCTCAGGCAATGATTCGGCTTAGTGAAGTTTACCTTAATCGTGCGGAGGCAAAGGCACATCTAAATGATGTTACTGCATTGGATGATTTAAATAAAATACGGAATCGTGCAGGACTTACGAATATTTCCGGTCTTTCTGGTCAGCCTTTGATTAATGAGATATTAAACGAACGACGCCTGGAATTGTTTGCGGAATGGGGTTTGCGTTGGTTCGACCTTAAGCGCACAAATCAGCTTGATCATGTTATCGGTCCTTTAAAAAGCGGCTGGGTAAATACTGCCGTATTATGGCCTATTCCCAACAATGAGATTTTGTCTTCCCCTAATTTAACACAAAACCCAGGTTATAATTAATTTTAGCTATAATGAAGTTGATAAGAAGAATTTCGATGATAATACCGTTTATATTACCGTTCCTAGCATTGAATGCCCAGATCATCAAGCCACTGAAGATTGGCGATAAGGTTCCCGACCTATATTTTTCAAAAATGCTTAACCATAGTAGCTCTAAAGGTAGGTTATCGGATTTTCAAGGAAAGGCAATTATTATAGACATGTGGTTTCACACTTGTGCTCCCTGTATTGGTAGTATGCCGCATTTAGACAGTTTGCAACAAGAATTTAAAAATGACCTGCAGGTGTTGCTTGTTACATGGGAGAGTGAACCTGAAATACTGGAATTTTGGAAAAAAAACACAGAGGTAAACAAATTAAAATTTACTCAGGCGGTGGAAGATACTTTACTACGTAAGTTATTTCCGGCGGTTTCATTTCCACATCAGATCTGGATTGATAAGAGTGGTGTTGTGGTAGCGATCACCAATGGAAAAAGTTCAACAAGGGTCAACATCCGTAAGCTTGTCGAAAATAGTGATTTAGAAATTTCTGAAAAGAAAGAAGAACTTGACAGCAAAATTAGATGGGGAATCGAACCGCTTATGAATATACGCTATTTAGAGAATAAAGACAAGATCATCAGTTATTCTTATTTCAGTAAACGCCGTGCTGAATTTAATGGAAGTATTACCCATGAAATTGATACTGTAAATCGTCTTGTCAGGATCAAATTTAGCAATATTGATTACGCTATGCTATACGATTATGCATATAAAAGCTCAATGATGGATAATGCAAGTTTCAATAGAGCCAACAGATTAATAAGGAGAGATCATACTAATTTACCTGTAGATTATGATGGAAAAAATTTCACTACTTCTTTTTGCTATGATTTGATATATAAGGACAGTACCAAAACCTTAAATAATTTTGGAAAATATATGGTCGCTGATTTGGACCGTAACCTTAACGTTAAGAGTCGTGAAGCGACACGCAATATTCCGTGTTATGTGATACGTCCTAATGGTAAGGGTACAAGATATCGGGAAACCCTAGATCCGGATGGCAAAAAACAGTTGTACAACCGTTCTCTAAAACCACATAAGATATTCTATGTTAGCAGGCAATTACCTTCATTCACAGAATATGTAATAAACACCACTTTACCAACACCTGTATTATTTGAATTTGGAAGTGAGAGAAGTATGAATTTCGAAGTGCTTTGGGACTTAAATGATCTGAAAAAAATGAATAAGACGCTAGCGAAATTTGATGTAAAGATTGAAAGGACAAAGCGGCGCAGAAAAGTGATCATTTTAGAAGACCCAAATTAGATAATTAAAAAGCCGGTAGTGGAAACTACCGGCCAATTTTTATTCTTGGTCTCCCAAAATTGGAGTAGCGGGTCCGGCCCCGCTTCCGTCAGGATTAAGACTTTCGTAGCCTCTGGCGCATAATACTTCCTGATCGCCACATTGGGTTTGCTTAACTGCCGGGGTCATAAATCCTCCGTCAGAACCATCTGCATTGATCCAGAATAGTTCACCAGCCTTAGCTTTTACATCCGTTTTTGCTGTTGGCGCAGGTGCCATAGCAACTGCTGCCGTTAGACCTGCTGCAACTGCTAGCAAACCCAAAATACTTGTTAACTTTTTCATAATATATGATTGTATTTAGTTTTGCCTACTCTGTTGATGGGTTTTCAGCTACCCCCAATAATTGAAAATTATATTATCATGTTTTTTTTAAATTACCTGTATTCCAAAGATCATCTATGAAAACTGTTACGAGTTCGCTTTAGTTTATTGATAAATTGGTTCGATCAGTTCCCAAGCCCGTCTTGTGCAGATATATTCCGGCACAGCTAATCAACAGGTAACTAATGTTAAAGGCAAGATGCTCTTTCCAAGTCATTGCAGATAATACACCTCCGCAGGTACAAGTGGCTTTTGTAGGATCTATAAAAATTACATAAAACACATATATTGTAAATACTAACATTAAGCCCGCTGATAGCCATAATCCATAAACTCTAATAGGTTTTAATATTAATAAAAACGCAGCCAGTAGTTCTATTCCTGGTAGTAAGTAAAATAATATATCCTGATAGCCACTTGTTGTGGGATTCCAGCTCAGTTGCCTATAAAAGGCTTGGTGGTTTCCCCATTTACTTATTGCAGTATAGACCCATAACAGTACTAATAGCGCAACAATAATTTCTAAAATGATGGTTTTTGCTTTCATGGTTACTGGTTTTCGTTAGACATTTTTGTTGCTTTAGTTCTATAGCTATCTACAATAGTTTCCCACGGATATGGTTTAATTTCTTAATCTCCACTGTCCTCCGTCCTTTGGTGGCGGGTCTTTCGGTATTAAATCCTTTTCATTTGCTTTTAC
This region includes:
- a CDS encoding MauE/DoxX family redox-associated membrane protein; protein product: MKAKTIILEIIVALLVLLWVYTAISKWGNHQAFYRQLSWNPTTSGYQDILFYLLPGIELLAAFLLILKPIRVYGLWLSAGLMLVFTIYVFYVIFIDPTKATCTCGGVLSAMTWKEHLAFNISYLLISCAGIYLHKTGLGTDRTNLSIN
- a CDS encoding TlpA family protein disulfide reductase; the protein is MKLIRRISMIIPFILPFLALNAQIIKPLKIGDKVPDLYFSKMLNHSSSKGRLSDFQGKAIIIDMWFHTCAPCIGSMPHLDSLQQEFKNDLQVLLVTWESEPEILEFWKKNTEVNKLKFTQAVEDTLLRKLFPAVSFPHQIWIDKSGVVVAITNGKSSTRVNIRKLVENSDLEISEKKEELDSKIRWGIEPLMNIRYLENKDKIISYSYFSKRRAEFNGSITHEIDTVNRLVRIKFSNIDYAMLYDYAYKSSMMDNASFNRANRLIRRDHTNLPVDYDGKNFTTSFCYDLIYKDSTKTLNNFGKYMVADLDRNLNVKSREATRNIPCYVIRPNGKGTRYRETLDPDGKKQLYNRSLKPHKIFYVSRQLPSFTEYVINTTLPTPVLFEFGSERSMNFEVLWDLNDLKKMNKTLAKFDVKIERTKRRRKVIILEDPN
- a CDS encoding RagB/SusD family nutrient uptake outer membrane protein encodes the protein MKKEILIILIILLAIFGNGCKKFVEVGPPSDKTIASTVFENESTAKAAIVGLYARMTSNSLYFTSGGTTAYLGLYSDELFYTSTSVVTSQFSDSKLAANNGTVYGNFWGQAYQLIYAANSCINGLKTSAINTELRVQLLGEAYFVRAYCYWTLVSLFGDVPLVLQADDYAATVQMTRTPSSEVVNQVLADMNEARKSLKPAYPTSGRFRPNYFTVMAMLSRINTYLGKWNDVLSNCNEVIGNSAYGLENDLNKVFLIGSNEVIWQMSYDQPLTNTYEGSNFIPTTAATTIPLFALRNTLYNAFTVADKRKTSWTSTKTVSGTLYAYPFKYKVRSSSIKTEAQAMIRLSEVYLNRAEAKAHLNDVTALDDLNKIRNRAGLTNISGLSGQPLINEILNERRLELFAEWGLRWFDLKRTNQLDHVIGPLKSGWVNTAVLWPIPNNEILSSPNLTQNPGYN